tattagaagtgTACTATTTGATTGTACAAGTACAATGATAAGGttgtattaaattaaaaaataaaagttaattatctaaaatttaaaagtttaatcctataaaaaacaatcaatttatatttttcaaattaatatattttaattaaattaatggTAAAAACTAAAGTacaaaaaatttatatgaacataaaatgcatgtttgacaaaaataaatttattaaatttagattttttttaaaaaaatactaaaacaaatgaaaaaacaaaatataacagaaattcaaagcaaaaaaattctctttccAAACAGGTCCTAAATGTGGTGTTTGAGGAGTTCTCTAAGCAAAGCAAAGGGAATTACCAGTGATCGACGGCAACGATGATGGTGGATCTGAGTTCCTTCTCCGACGAGAAATTTGATCCCAAAAAATGGATAAACTCAGCGTGCCAGTCACGACATCCACAGGATCCACTGGACAAACACTTGATGGATCTGGAAATGAAGCTTCAGATGGTGTCCGAAGAGATCGCCGCTTCCCTGGAGGAGCAAAGCGCCGCCGCACTCCTCCGTGTCCCCCGCGCCAATCGAGATGTCATCCGCCTTCGTGACGATGCTCTCTCCCTTCGCTCTTCTCTCTCTGCCATCCTCCTAAAACTTAAAAAAGTTCTCTCTCTTTTCCCTACATTTACATTTTCTGTTATTGCATCATTTGCTTCACAGAAATTAAAGCAATGACACATTTCCTATCTCACAACTTTGATTCCATTGCAGGCTGAGGGATCGTCTGCTGAATCTGTAGCTACACTAGCAAAAGTTGATACTGTCAAGCGGAGAATGGAAGCTGCATATGAGACATTGCAGGTAATACTTTTGTTGAAGTAATGTTTAACCTAAATCATAACTCTACCTGCACTAGCAATTATTGCAGTTTCATGCTAATTTTCTGATTTTATGACCTCGAAATACTTGAATTTTATTGTTCAAAGGATGCTGCTGGTTTAACTCAATTAAGTTCAACAGTGGAGGAAGTATTTGCTAGTGGTGACCTTCCACGAGCTGCAGAAACTCTGGCTAATATGAGGCACTGCTTGTCTGCCGTTGGAGAGGTGAGTTTCGACTTGCTTGTTTTTACATAGCATGCCAATGTGTGTGGCATGTGCAGTGAAATAGTTCTTGCTTTATTAAGTCTCCTGCAATTTTCAGGTTGCTGAATTTGCCAATATTAGGAGGCAACTTGAAGTTTTAGAAGATAGACTAGACTCAGTGGTTCAACCTCGATTAACAGATGCTCTAAGCAATCGAAAGGTGACTTTAGCTCTCTTTCTCCTTTGTAATCCTTTTCTAAAgcttatattttatgtttacaAATGAATGCATTCTTCCACCATGAACCAGTAAGGAAACAGTAAAAAACCCTTGTTGCTATTTCATAGGTTGATGTTGCCCAAGAAATGCGTGCAATTCTACTGAGAATTGGGAGATTCAAGTCGTTAGAGCTGCACTACACCATGGTCCACCTCAAACCAATAAAGCGGCTTTGGGAAGATTTTGACTTGAGGCAGCAGGCAAATAAAGTTGCAAATGAGAAAAGTGAAATGGATAGACTATCAAATTCTCAGGATTTTCAACCGTCCATGATATCATTCTCAAGTTGGCTGACTAGTTTCTACGATGAATTGTTGCTTTATCTTGAACAGGAGTGGAAGTGGTACGAATAGCTTTTCTGCAACTTTTTCTTAGATATTTCTACTTAGTTTTGCACCTATGGCTTTGGTTCAGTGGGAAGGACACAATGTGAGACGTGTGAATGGGGTGCACGTCACGAGTTAGAATCCTGCCACTGACTAGTTGCCTGGAATTTAAGTGAAAGCAGGGTAGAGGGAAAGCTATATTCTCCAGAGTTTTGAATTGTGGACCAACTAATGTTGGGCCAGCTAACTCActtggtatttttttttatgaaaaaagaaagaaaaaatctaCTTTGTTTTCCTCCTAGAGATTGGAAGTCATATGCTCTCTTGCTTtcagattttttaattttgtcttaaTTGAGTTTACTGATTAAGCATGCTTATATTCTAGACTGACATCTAGATATCGGTTCTTATTCGAGTACAACTTAGGAATAAAAATGATTACTATCAGAAGAATGAAATGGATAAACGTCCCAAAAGGAGTTGTTGGGTGGGTTTAGGCATTAGTGTAAGAACCTGGAGGTCCCAGGGTTTAAATAATGTCTTTAAAGGCTTCCTTGAGGCACCAGGCGCACCTAAGTACTGAAACTTAGGTGCTCCTGGTGCCTCAAGGAAGCCTTTAAAGACATTGTTTAAACCCTGGGACCTTAGGTCGAAAAAGTACTGAAACTTAGGTGCATTGCAGGTTGGGAGCTTCATTTCAGTTAAGTGGTACTTCATTGCAGTCATGAAAGTGCTTAGGTGTGCTTCTCATTGCTCATGGTATCTTGAAGTGGCAGGCACTAAAGTAAATACACGTGGAAAATTGATATGTGAAATCgtaataaataaatcattatCGATGTATATGTTATTGACTAGGAATAGGAAATTAATGTTTTTGTGTAAGAGATTAGTTACCAAATTTGGATAAGAAACATAATAAGACATCTTTGTATCTGAATCAGAAATTTGAAACAATTTTACCACTTATTTGACATTACTTTTACTTCATGACTCCAAAATATGTGCTCACTGAATTGTATGTGTTCAAGCCTTAGTGATTTTTACTTCATATATTTCAGTAGTTGCTTCGTATTTATTCATATATAGCTGTCTGTATTCATAGTagattttgataaatcaaaataatgTTTTGGTACACCAAGAAATAACTATGACTAGCTTCACGCCCAAAAATAGAATCAACTATTAATGCAACATGCAACACTGTTTGACCGTGCGCAGAtttaaagaaacaaagaaagacttttgaaacttatggTCTAAAAGAACTCCTTAGacatttgtgtggctataaataATCTCATTAAGGTTAAATGAgaattttaagtcaaattatATCTATAATAttatgacattctttttgggatgaactaaaaagaaaactatgcCACATGTATTGGGACAAAGGAACTATTTGTTTTCTCACTcctaaaattgaaaagaaacaaGTGAAGTGCTTGACAATATGCATGGAATTCTCAATTCTATTAGAAGGTTCTCTGCTTAGATTTTTTTCCATCGTAGTAtccaaaaagaaataaggaggCAATCGTGTAAACCATAGGTCTTGGTTTCGAGCCCTGGAAATAAAGTTGTCATTGCTAGGGAGCGGTTACCCCCATAGTGGGACTTTATGGTGCAAGTCTGGATCAGCTGGGCACCAAAACAGAAAGCCGGACACTGGGTGGGAAACCAAAAGCAAAATGTTACTGGTGAAGCAACCAGGCTGGTGTTTCAACTGCACTCTTATGCCTTTCCAACTGATTACATGCTGGAAAACAGTTCATGAAGAAGTTAAAATACAAAAGATATTATGTTTGCCACATTCTAGTAAGGTAAACAAGAGAAGAGGAGGAGAGGGATTCTTCTAACTTTGCTTGTCTCGATTTATGAGGAAAATGCCTTTGATACAATACCAACCTACCTCTTGCTTTATAACCAAAACACACCCTTTACCACCCAACCCCCTCCCCCCCTcaaaaaaaaaggtcaagaaaataaaaaatgaggagACAACCTGATATCTCCATTTAATGATCCTCTAGTGAACaatagattttttttgttgcagGTGTATGTTTGCCTTTCCAGAAGAATACAGAACTCTTGTACCAAACCTACTAATCGAAGCAATGTCAACTATTGGTATGAGCTTTGCATCACTGATCAACCTTGCCATTGGGGATGCCGTGCCTGAGACAAAAGCCTTGGCCAAAGGTGAGGTTTTATTATTCTTTAGGAGTTTTTGAGAACCATGATCTGAATAACTTCTTGTTCTCTTGCACAGTTGCATGTAGTTTCATCTAAGCATAAGTTTATCATGTTTTCTGATCTTTCTGTTATGATGCTGCCTTCTCTGTTTCATCAAACATTCTGAAGAATCGGTGTCCAACTAGTTCACAAGCATATAAATGGCTTAAAGTAGTTATATACATGGAGtgttgaaattgaagttttgagCGTGCAAATCAACAATTTGGATGTCAGTATCACCAATTTATGCATGGAAAGATTCAGCTCTAATTTccctattttgttgtttttggaTGTCACTATCACTATACTCGGATAACAAAGTTCTTGGATGTTTTCCATCCATTCTGCCTCAGATTTTGCATTGACTTTCAGGTATAATTGACATTTCAAATGGAGATTTGCCAAAAGGTGCCAAGATTCAGACTAAACATTTGGAAGCCCTTATTGAACTTCATAATACAACAGGGAGCTTTGCTAGGAACATTCAACACCTGTTTTCAGATGCTGATCCTCAAGTTTTTTTGGATGCTCTGAAGGCAGTGTACCTTCCTTATGAATCTTTCAAAAGGCGGTAAGCATACAAAAAgcaaatattgttatttatccCTTTTGACTTCTCAAATTCACATTTTTTCTGGCTGCATATGGCATCCCCTTGTCCAGATaccaatttttttctattcatttttCTTGGTGCTTTCTCTTGAGGAGCAGTACACTTGCTCTCACGCGAAggctttttatttgattgaacGCATTTATGTGGTGTGATTGAGTTGAGTACCATCATTATGTAAGTAGTATATATAGCCTTAGTCCTTTCAAGTCTTGTgttattgagttgagtaccaTCTTCACGTAAGTTGTATACATAGCCGTAGTCCTTTCAAGTCTTGGATTATTGAGTTGGAGAAGTTCGTTCTCTTCTAGGTGACTGAGTTGCAAAAATTTAGTGCTTTTGATGAGGGTAGCAATATGGGTCTGTtgattcttctttcatttcttttctgcAAGCGCTTAGGAATAATGACTACTCAGTATCTTGTGATATGCGATATTACATCACACTGTTTTCTCTCTCACATCCTTGACCTTTATGCTAGATGAAGCATAGCTGGAGCTGGTTGTAATATATAAGTGTCAACTTGTAGGTCAATAACTTGAAGTTTCCTGCTTATATGTCATCATCCTGGTACGATCAGGCGTGTTGACTAGTTACATGTAAAGATAATGTGTTGGGTGGTTTTGTTAGACCCTTGAGCATGTTTTTCAAGTACTTCGTCTGGTGTCATTGGAGGATCTGGAGCGTAATTGCAAGGTTATCTGCTTTTCAGTATCAAGAATGTGTATCCTAAATGCTTCTAAATTTGTGATCTAGATATGGACAGATGGAGCGTGCAGTTCTCTCTAGTGAGATTGCAGGACTTGATCTCAGAGGAGCTGCTGTTACTCTTGTGGGAGTCCAGGGAGTTGAACTTAGTGAAACTGTACGAAGGATGGAAGAGTCAATTCCACAAGTCATTTTGCTTCTTGAAGCAGCAGTTGAAAGATGCATCAACTTTACTGGTGGTTCTGAGGTTGATGAGTTAATTCTCGTGCTGGATGATGTCATGCTACAGTATATTTCCACTTTGCAGGAGAATGTAAAATCATTGAGAGCTGTTTGTGGACTGGATGTGGATGCTATTAGTACAAAGAAAGATACAGGAGCAGAAAGAAGGGAAGCAGCTTCAAATGCACGTAAAGTTGACTTCACATCAAGTGAGGAGGAGTGGTCATTTGTTCAAGGTGCACTGCAGATCCTCACAGTTGCTGATTGTTTAACCAGCAGATCTTCAGTCTTTGAAGCTTCCCTCAAGGCTACTCTTGCTAGGTTGAGTACaaacctctctctctcaatTTTTGGGTCAAGTATTGATCAAAACAAGCCAGATGTAGTCAATGATGATGGAAATGGGCAATTATCTGTGGCTCGAAAGGCTGCCTTGGATGTGGCAGCTGTGAGACTGGTCGATATTCCTGAAAAGGCTCGGAAGCTTCTTAATTTATTGGAGCAGGTCAGTTGTTCCCACAATAGTTATACATTTCTGGAAGTTTGTCTTTCTTTTGAGTTCCTTAGCAATTCTATTCCTTCAATGCATCCTTGCCAAATCTTCTACAATGGAAATTTGATCTCACATTGACAACTTCTTTTTTGTGCCTTCTGCAGTCTAAAGATCCCAGGTTCCACGCACTTCCAGTAGCATCTCAACGAGTTACAGCTTTCACAGACGCAGTCAATGAGCTTGTTTATGATGTTCTCATTTCAAAAATACGGCAGCACTTCAATGATTTGTCACGGCTGCCCATATGGTCATCTATTGAAGAACATAGTCTAAGGCCCCTCCCAACCTTCAGTGCATACCCCCAATCTTATGTGACTGGCGTTGGTGAATATCTCCTTACTTTACCCCAACAGCTAGAGCCTCTTGTAGAGAATATCTCCAACAGCGATCCCAATGCTGATGAGGCTCAGTACTTTGCAACTGAATGGATGTTCAAGGTATATATgtattagttaaatattttatgatcaAGTGTTGAGCATTTACCTACAAATATCTGTGCTATCAACTGAATACTCAATAAAAAATCGAAAATATCAGGAGGCAACATGTAGAAGCGGAGTTTGATTAGGATCTACTTGTGTCTCCAAGTGTATTTCTTCTCACAATTATTTCCTTTGCCTTTGCTTTTGAAAAGGTTGCTGAAGGTGCCACGGCACTTTACATGGAACAGCTTCGAGGGATCCAGTATATAACAGATCGTGGAGCACAACAACTTTCTGTTGATATTGAGTATCTAAGCAATGTACTTTCAGCTCTATCAATGCCAATTCCTACATGTCTTGCTACATTCCAGACATGTTTTTCAACACCTAAAGATCAGCTCAAGGATCTTATAAAATCAGATTCAGGGAATCAGCTTGATCTTCCTACTGCTAACCTCGTCTGCAAGATGCGACGTATCAGTTTAGAATAATGACTACTTCTTAGTCATGCTGTGTTATTACAAGAAGGCATCTCACTTGTGCTGCAGCAATGGTACAACACTATACCCATTTGTTGTAGAGAGTTTagttttctcctttctccataGATAACAATTGTGTTTACTTTCTGGACCTTGACACATTTTTGTACAAGTGCGTTCTCAAGTTATGTTATATGTGAAAGATAGATACTTGGATAGCTATGATTTTTGTCAGTAATTCTGAAAGAAAGATCCAAATTTCAATCAAAGGGTAATTTAAttcaaaaagaagagaaatactCGTAGGGAAACAAAAGtagggaaagaaagaaaagttcaTTATGTATTTATGGACAAGATAATATATTGTTATgattatgggtattgctaatttgtttatgaaatattaattatctaaattatGATTAGAATCTTGATTAATCAATTGAACTTAAGTCATTAATTTCCTCATATTAATCCAAGAAAGAATTTggggaaaataaaaagaagagaaatgaaGAGAAGCTGGATCGTTTATATAGTTTGTGAGAGAGTATCTAAGCAATGTACTTGCATGCAATGGCGGATTTATCGTTTATATAGTTTGTGGGGGAGTATCTAAGCAATGTACTTGCATGCAATAGCGGATTTAGGGGTTGTCACTTGACAAGGTGTTCACTTGAACTTGTTCTAcatataaagtatttttttatagtatatatatagattttgaatCTCTTAATTTCAAGCGTAGATGTTGATTCAGTGGGT
The DNA window shown above is from Solanum stenotomum isolate F172 chromosome 6, ASM1918654v1, whole genome shotgun sequence and carries:
- the LOC125866563 gene encoding conserved oligomeric Golgi complex subunit 7; translation: MMVDLSSFSDEKFDPKKWINSACQSRHPQDPLDKHLMDLEMKLQMVSEEIAASLEEQSAAALLRVPRANRDVIRLRDDALSLRSSLSAILLKLKKAEGSSAESVATLAKVDTVKRRMEAAYETLQDAAGLTQLSSTVEEVFASGDLPRAAETLANMRHCLSAVGEVAEFANIRRQLEVLEDRLDSVVQPRLTDALSNRKVDVAQEMRAILLRIGRFKSLELHYTMVHLKPIKRLWEDFDLRQQANKVANEKSEMDRLSNSQDFQPSMISFSSWLTSFYDELLLYLEQEWKWCMFAFPEEYRTLVPNLLIEAMSTIGMSFASLINLAIGDAVPETKALAKGIIDISNGDLPKGAKIQTKHLEALIELHNTTGSFARNIQHLFSDADPQVFLDALKAVYLPYESFKRRYGQMERAVLSSEIAGLDLRGAAVTLVGVQGVELSETVRRMEESIPQVILLLEAAVERCINFTGGSEVDELILVLDDVMLQYISTLQENVKSLRAVCGLDVDAISTKKDTGAERREAASNARKVDFTSSEEEWSFVQGALQILTVADCLTSRSSVFEASLKATLARLSTNLSLSIFGSSIDQNKPDVVNDDGNGQLSVARKAALDVAAVRLVDIPEKARKLLNLLEQSKDPRFHALPVASQRVTAFTDAVNELVYDVLISKIRQHFNDLSRLPIWSSIEEHSLRPLPTFSAYPQSYVTGVGEYLLTLPQQLEPLVENISNSDPNADEAQYFATEWMFKVAEGATALYMEQLRGIQYITDRGAQQLSVDIEYLSNVLSALSMPIPTCLATFQTCFSTPKDQLKDLIKSDSGNQLDLPTANLVCKMRRISLE